The DNA sequence GTGGAACGTGCACTCTTCAAATCCCTGAATCGCCCCCAATTCATGGTTGCTGATAAATCAGGGGAAATCTCCGTCAAGATGTTCACCTCTGCATCCGAAGACATCCGCAAGGATGACGTCGTAGAGGTTCTCGGCCAGGTTATCAAACGATATGTCGTTGTCGGAGATCCGGTCGTCAATGCAGTGAGCATCAAAAAAATCCGCAAGGATAAAAAGAACAACTGACAGCAGGCAAATTCATTTGCGTCCTATTTTACCTTCTTTTTTGAGATCATTATCCGACCATATTTCTGATTTCGGTCGATACAAATCCCAATCGGTTCAATTAATGTACAGTAGCAACAAAATAGTGGTAAGCGACGAGTGATAGTTATGAGTCCAACCACAACAGCCACTTCATTAATATCCAGCCCACGCTTCTGGCTCATTGTACCTGCCATCGCGTTTATCGGGATAATTCTCGGAATTGTCTTTTTCAATGTTCCGATAGTTTCTGATAGCGGCATATACAGTTGCGTAATTGCTTCATTCATCCTTGGAGCACTGGCGTTTCTCAAACCGAGACGCGACATCGTGGCCGTTCTTGTACCAGTCTTTGCCATCCTCATTTTCAATCCATGGAGTGAGGTTGCAACCGGACCGGTGACACAGATTCTCTTTGCCGGAACAATCACCGTAGTTGCATGGAGACTGGAAAAGAGATTTAGCACCCCCCATTTCACAAAATAACCAATTTTTCGTATGCGCGACAGGATTTCTGATACAATTTACTGTCAATATTGCAGCAAAATTACCAAGCCCTCACCCAAAAGGTAAATACATATATATTACTTTTTTTGATGAGTAAAAATACTCCATTTTATCACTCCTTTTTCCAAAAAAAGAGTGAAAAATCGTCATTCCACCATTAATGATCAATTTATACCAATACATTTATGTAAGGTTAATGGAAGTTACTTTTGTTAGAGGTATTGATCATGGATATGAAGTACGTTCAGACAACCTGCCCCTACTGTGGGACGGGATGTTCATTCAACCTCGTGGTCAAAGACGGCAAGGTCGTTGATACCGCACCGTATCACCGCTCCCCCGTCAATGAAGGCAAGATGTGTCCGAAAGGAACCTATGCCCACGAGTTTGTGAACAGAGAAGACCGGCTTACCGTGCCGCTCATCAAGAAGGACGGCAAGTTTGTGGAAGCCACCTGGGATGAAGCCTACAAGCTCATCGCAGAGAAATTCAAGGGCTACAAACCCGACGAGATCGCAGTTCTTTCCTCGGCACGTACCTCCAATGAGGAGAACTACGCACTGATGAAGCTCGCACGCGGTGCATTCAAGACCCGTCACATCGACCACTGTGCCCGTCTCTGCCACGCATCGACGGTCGCAGGTCTTGCAGCATCGTTCGGATCCGGTGCAATGACCAACTCCATTGGCGACATCGCCGAGTCCAAGTGTGTCTTTATTCTCGGGTCCAACACCTTCGAGCAGCACCCCCTCATCGGACGCCGCGTCATGCAGGCAAAGATGAACGGTGCAAAGCTCATCTACGCTGACCCCCGATACACCTGTACCGGAAAGCAGGCAGACCTCTACATGCAGTTCCGCTCAGGATCGGATGTTGCCATCCTCAACGGAATGATGCAGGAGATCATCAAAAACGGATGGGAAGACAAGGAATTCATCGAGTCCAGGGTCAAGGGCTTCGAGGAACTCAAGGCAGAGGTCATGCAGGAGAAGTACTCTCTCGAGAACGTCGCCAAAATCTCCGGCATTCCCCCCGAACAGCTGAAGCAGGCAACCGAATGGTTTGCAAAGGCTGAGTCCGCCTGTATCCTCTACTCGATGGGTATCACCCAGCACACCGTCGGTGTCGACAATGTGAAGTCCGTCGCAAACATCCAGATGCTCACCGGAAACCTCGGCAAGGCCGGCGCCGGTGTCAACGCACTGCGTGGACAGAACAATGTGCAGGGAGCCTGCGACATGGGAGCACTCCCGGTCGTCTTTACCGGCTACCAGAAGGTCATCGACCCCGCCGCACACCAGAAGTTCGCAGACGGATGGGGATTCCCCGACGGTATCTGTGAAGCCGCGAACGGATACGAAGTCACCACCATGATGGACGTCCTCACCGACAAGCCCGGTGAACTCAAGGCAATGTACATCATGGGCGAGAACCCGCTCATCTCCGACCCGGACCTCACTCACGTCGAGCATGCATTCGAGGCAATCGAGTTCCTCGTCGTCCAGGATATCTTCCTGACCGAGACCGCACAGTATGCAGACGTTGTCCTGCCCGCCACCTGCTACGCAGAGAAGGACGGCACCCAGACCTCCACCGAACGCCGCGTTCAGATGTGGAGAAAGGCACAGGACCCGCCCGGACAGGCAAAGGTCGACTGGAAGATCATCGCAGAAGTCGGTGCCGCAATGGGCTACCCCGAGCAGTTCGCATGGGAGTCCGCAGAGGACGTCTTCAACGAGATGGCAGGGCTCACCCCGTCCTACCACGGCATGACCTACGAGCGGCTCAACAAGCCCGAGGCACTCCACTGGCCATGCCCCACCGAGGAGCACCCCGGCACACCGATCCTGCACATCGGCAAGTTCTCCCACCCCGACGGCATGGGTGTCATGCACGTCTGTGAGTATAAGCCGCCCGCAGAAGTCCCCGACGAGGAGTACCCGTACATCCTCACCACCGGACGCTGTATCTGGCACTGGCACACCGGTTCCATGACCCGCCGGTCCGCGACCCTCGACCACGAGGTCCCGACCGGATGGATCGAGATCAACACCGAGGATGCAGCAGCCCTCGGCATCAAGGACAAGGAAGTCGTCAAGGCAATCACCCGTCGTGGAGAAGTCGAAGTACCTGCAAAGGTCACCGACGAGATCATGAAGGGCGTCATGTTCATGCCGTTCCACTTCGTCGAGTGTGCAGCAAACAGGCTGACCAACAACGCACTGGACCCAATCGCTAAGATTCCGGAGTTCAAGGCCTGTTCAATCAAAGTTGAAAAGATCCAGGAGGCCTGAAAATGGTAGCAAAAGGCGATATGGTATATGCAATGTCCACTGATGCCGAGATTCTTAAGAAGGGCGAGCTTGGTGGCGCCGTCACCGCACTCCAGAAATTCGCCCTCGAATCCGGCACGGTCAACGCGGTGCTGGCAGTGAAGAAGGGATATGACATCTACGATGCAACCCCTGTCCTCATCAAAGACCCGGCTGAGCTTGCAGACACTGCCGGATCCCTCCACTGCGGTACACTGCTCGTCGCCAGCCCCATTAAGAAATATCTTGATGGCGGCAAGGACATGAAGATCGGAGTCACCGTCAAGGGCTGTGACATGATGGCATTGCTCGAACTCGCAAGACGTGGCTCGGTCAATCTCGACAACATAATAACGATCGGCCTGAACTGTGGTGGATCAGTTAGTCCTGTCTCCGCCCGAAAGATGATCGCAGACAAGTTCGGAGTCAACCCGGACGATGTGCACAAGGAAGAGATCGACAAAGGCCAGTTCATCATCGAGTACGGCGATGAGCACAAGGGCATCTCCATCGATGAACTCGAAGAGGAGGGCTACGGCCGCCGGTCCAACTGCCGGCGCTGCAAGTACAAAATCCCGAGAAATGCTGATCTTGCATGCGGCAACTGGGGTGTCATCGGCGAGAAGGCAGGTAAGGCAACCTTCATCGAAGTCTGCAGCGACAAAGGTGCAGATCTGCTCACCAGGGCTGTTGCAGCCGGTGTTGTCCAGGTCGAACCAGCCATTCCAAAGGGTGTTGAAATCCGCGGCAAGGTCGAGAATGCCATGCTCAAACTCGGTGAGAAATGGCGTACAAATGACTTCAAAAAGCTCAGCAAGGATCTCTGGGGAACAATCAACGAGGAGACCTCCCGCTGTATCAAATGTTACTCCTGTATCGAAAACTGTCCGGTCTGTTTCAAACTCGCGGATGAACTCAAGGGAGATTCCAAGATGATCACCTCCGGAGAGATCCCGCCAAACCCCATGTTCCACATGCGCCGGTTTGCACACATCAGTGACACCTGCATCAACTGCGGCCAGTGCCAAGAGCTCTGTCCGATGGACATCCCACTTGCACTCTTCTCCCATGCCATACGGGCAGAAAGTGATGTGGAATTTGAACCGAAGCTCGGCGAGGGTTCATATAACAACAAATAACTTTTCTTTTTTGTTAACCATTTCAATCTAAATTCATTCTCAATCTAATATGAGTTAAATCGACTGAATTTCCATCCTTCCACCGATAATCCTCGTAAATCGGCTGTTAAACACTAGCGTTTAAATAATTCAACATCGAACTCTTTTTGTTAGAGGTATTGATTATGGACATGAAATACGTTCAGACAACCTGCCCCTACTGTGGGACAGGATGTTCGTTCAACCTCGTGGTCAAAGACGGCAAGGTCGTAGATACAGCACCGTATCACCGCTCCCCCGTCAATGAAGGCAAGATGTGTCCGAAAGGAACCTATGCCCACGAGTTTGTGAACAGAGAAGACCGGCTTACCGTGCCGCTCATCAAGAAGGACGGCAAGTTTGTGGAAGCCACCTGGGATGAAGCCTACAAGCTCATCGCAGAGAAATTCAAGGGCTACAAACCCGACGAGATCGCAGTCCTTTCCTCGGCACGTACCTCCAATGAGGAGAACTACGCGCTGATGAAGCTCGCACGCGGTGCATTCAAGACCCGTCACATCGACCACTGTGCCCGTCTCTGCCACGCATCGACGGTCGCAGGTCTTGCAGCATCGTTCGGATCCGGTGCAATGACCAACTCCATTGGCGACATCGCCGAGTCCAAGTGTGTCTTTATTCTCGGGTCCAACACCTTCGAGCAGCACCCCCTCATCGGACGCCGCGTCATGCAGGCAAAGATGAACGGTGCAAAGCTCATCTACGCTGACCCCCGATACACCTGTACCGGAAAGCAGGCAGACCTCTACATGCAGTTCCGCTCAGGATCGGATGTTGCCATCCTCAACGGAATGATGCAGGAGATCATCAAAAACGGATGGGAAGACAAGGAATTCATCGAGTCCAGGGTCAAGGGCTTCGAGGAACTCAAGGCAGAGGTCATGCAGGAGAAGTACTCTCTCGAGAACGTCGCCAAAATCTCCGGCATTCCCCCCGAACAGCTGAAGCAGGCAACCGAATGGTTTGCAAAGGCTGAGTCCGCCTGTATCCTCTACTCGATGGGTATCACCCAGCACACCGTCGGTGTCGACAATGTGAAGTCCGTCGCAAACATCCAGATGCTCACCGGAAACCTCGGCAAGGCCGGCGCCGGTGTCAACGCACTGCGTGGACAGAACAATGTGCAGGGAGCCTGCGACATGGGAGCACTCCCGGTCGTCTTTACCGGCTACCAGAAGGTCATCGACCCCGCCGCACACCAGAAGTTCGCAGACGGATGGGGATTCCCCGACGGTATCTGTGAAGCCGCGAACGGATACGAAGTCACCACCATGATGGACGTCCTCACCGACAAGCCCGGTGAACTCAAGGCAATGTACATCATGGGCGAGAACCCGCTCATCTCCGATCCGGACCTCACCCACGTCGAGCACGCATTCGAGGCAATCGAGTTCCTCGTCGTCCAGGATATCTTCCTGACCGAGACCGCACAGTATGCAGACGTTGTCCTGCCCGCCACCTGCTACGCAGAGAAGGACGGCACCCAGACCTCCACCGAACGCCGCGTTCAGATGTGGAGAAAGGCACAGGACCCGCCCGGACAGGCAAAGGTCGACTGGAAGATCATCGCAGAAGTCGGTGCCGCAATGGGCTACCCCGAGCAGTTCGCATGGGAGTCCGCAGAGGACGTCTTCAACGAGATGGCAGGGCTCACCCCGTCCTACCACGGCATGACCTACGAGCGGCTCAACAAGCCCGAGGCACTCCACTGGCCCTGCCCCACCGAGGAGCACCCCGGCACACCGATCCTGCACATCGGCAAGTTCTCCCACCCCGACGGCATGGGTGTCATGCACGTCTGTGAGTACAAGCCGCCCGCAGAAGTCCCCGACGAGGAGTACCCGTACATCCTCACCACCGGACGCTGTATCTGGCACTGGCACACCGGTTCCATGACCCGCCGGTCCGCGACCCTCGACCACGAGGTCCCGACCGGATGGATCGAGATCAACACCGAGGATGCAGCAGCCCTCGGCATCAAGGACAAGGAAGTCGTCAAGGCAATCACCCGTCGTGGAGAAGTCGAAGTGCCTGCAAAGGTCACCGACGAGATCATGAAGGGCGTCATGTTCATGCCGTTCCACTTCGTCGAGTGTGCAGCAAACAGGCTGACCAACAACGCACTGGACCCAATCGCTAAGATTCCGGAGTTCAAGGCCTGTTCAATCAAAGTTGAAAAGATCCAGGAGGCCTGAAAATGGTAGCAAAAGGCGATATGGTATACGCATCCGCAGCCGATGCAGCAATATGCGAGAAAGGCGAATGCGGTGGCGCGGTTACGGCCCTCCTCAAATACGCTCTTGAGAGTGGCATGGTCGACGCGGTTCTCGCAGTGAAGAAGGGCTACGATGTCTTCGATGCAACACCCGTCATCATTACCAACCCCGAAGAGATTGCACAGACGGCAGGATCTCTTCACTGTGGTACCGTGCTCCTTCCGAAACTCATCAAGAAGTACCTTGACGGTGCACGCAATGAAAAACTTGCAATCACGCTCAAGGGCTGTGACGCAAAGGCAATGTACGAACTTGCCAAGAGGAACCAGATCAACCTCGACAATGTCGTGATGATCGGTCTCAACTGTGGTGGTTCGGTTGCACCTGTCAGCGCACGCAAGATGATCACCGAGAAGTTCGGCATCAACCCCGACGATGTCGTCAAAGAGGAGATCGACAAAGGCCAGTTCATCGTCATCACCAAAGACGGCGAACACAAGGGCATCTCCATCGATGACCTCGAGGAAGAAGGATACGGACGCCGTGCAAACTGCCAGCGCTGTAAGACGAAGGTCCCCCGCCAGTGTGATGTAGCATGTGGTAACTGGGGTGTCATCGGCGACAAGGCCGGCAAGGCAACCTTCATCGAAGTCTGCAGCGACAAGGGTGCAGCCCTCGTCGACGGAGCAGTCAAGGCCGGTGCACTCGCTACCGAGGCACCCATCCCCAAGGGCATTGAAATTCGTGGCAAGGTCGAAAACGCCATGCTCAAACTCGCTGACAAGCACCGTGCAGCACAGTTCGGCGCACTCGGCGAGAGCGAGGACCGCCTCAAGTTCATCATGGACGAGACCTCCCGCTGTATCAAATGTTACTCCTGTATCGAGAACTGCCCCATCTGCTACTGTGTCGAGTGTTCCACCAAGAAACCACACCTCGTCACTCCGGGTCAGGTTCCGCCTCCCTTCATGTTCCACCTGATCAGGTTCTCCCACATATCGGACTCCTGTATCAACTGTGGGCAGTGCGAAGAACTCTGTGCAATGGACATTCCGAACTCACTCTTCATGCACTCCCTCCAGGTTGAGATGGAGAAGATGTTCGGATTCACCCCTGGTGTCAACATGGATCTCCCGGTCCTCGCCCTCGTGGAGGAGCCGACCGAGCGCAAGCGTCTCAGCGACACCGGCGACGATCAGATCTTCGACATCTTCCAATAATCTTTTTTTTTGTTTCTTTTCCAGATTCGATAAATAATTGTCCTGATTCTATTCCATAGAAATTCCAGGAGATATCCTGCTACGATTCGATAGCAGTGAATTATGAACTGACCATCCGGTCTAAAAAATCAAATGGCTTTCACCATCAGCGATTCCCAATATTTCGATGCTTCAGTCACACCCTCCGGCCAACCGGATATGACCATTTTTCACTGTTGACAAGTAGGGTGTAAACGAATGCGAGCACCACGAGATTCCATCGATAGCGTCGTGCCGCCATAAATACTACGGCACGGGCAACCGTATTCGGCATGGTCCCGGGAGTAATTACGGACTCCACCATATTCATTGTTCGGGATTTCCATGGCTTATGAACACCGGCATATTTTCCCTGCGCGGAACACCTGCTCCTCATCAATTGGATAAAGGGCATCAACGGATAAAAATCATTTCCATACCTTTTAGAGAAATTCCATACATCCTCAATAGAAACTGATCCCTGATTCGCTCTGACTACCGATGATATGGATATCTCTGCATACCCAGTAATTTTCAATAGATTCAAAGAATACAACAATCATTCATAGGAGCTGCAAACGCCCATGGCATTCGCTCCGAATACAAACATTACAGAAGAGTTTCATTTTTTTTAGTCAGCAATTGCAGCGAGGTATGGTTCCCGAGAGCTCGCGCATCTCAGTAAAGCATACTACGTGAGAGGGCTTAACTTCCGGGTTCGGGATGGGTCCGGGTGTACCCCTCTGCTATGGCCGCAATTACACGTTGTTGGTATTTGGTGTGCACACAGGATTTCGTCTGGGTTCTGGGGACTCAATTTTAGAGCTGATTTGGGCGTTAGTACTCGTGGACTGAACACGTCGTTACCTTCGTGCGTACATCCCGAGCCTATCAAACGGATCTTTTATCCATGCCCTCAGCGAAGTCTCGTTTTAGGTCTGGTTTCAAGCTTAGATGCTTTCAGCTTTTATCCATTATCGCGTAGCCACCCGGCACTGCCCTGTCGGACAACCGGTCTACCAGTGGCGACGACGGAAAGTTCCTCTCGTACTATTTCCGTCTTACCCTCAGACTTCTAACACTCCTTATAGATAGTAACCGACCTGTCTCACGACGGTCTAAACCCAGCTCACGATCCCCTTTAATAGGCGAACAACCTCACCCTTGGCTGCTGCTGCACAGCCAGGATGGAAAGAACCGACATCGAGGTAGCAAGCCACCGGGTCGATATGTGCTCTTGCCGGTGACGACTCAATTATCCCCGGGGTAGCTTTTCTGTCGTCAATAGCCCTCATCAACAGGGCGTATTGGTTCGTTAGACCCGAGTTTCCTCTCGCAGATACTTGCTATGCGTATCAGCGTCAGGCCAACTTTTGCTCTTGACACTCTTCTGTGAGTTTCTGACTCACATGAGTTGACCTTGGGGCACCCTTGATATCTTTTCGAGGGTGTGGCGCCCCACCCAAACTGCCCACCTATCGGTGTCCTCTACTGAGTGAGTGTTACAGTAAACAAAGGATGGTGTCTCAGATTGCGACTCCCCAACCCCCACGAGGGTTGGATCGACATCTCCCATCTACTCTGCGCAATGAATACCGTAACACAACGACAGGCTGCAGTAAAGCTCCACGGGGTCTTCACTTCCCATAAGGAGTCCCTAGCCTTTGCACTAGGATAAAATGTTCAACGGACTTGTGTTTGGGACAGTAGGGCTCTCGTTAATCCATTCATGCAAGTCGCCAATTAAGCGACAAGGTACTACGCTACCTTAAGAGGGTCATAGTTACCCCCGCCGTTTACAGGTCCTTCGTCCGGTTGTACCCGGTTTTCAGATACCTGCACTGGGCAGGAATCACAGACTATACTAGTCCTTACGGAGTTGCAGTCTGCTATGTTGTTATTAGACAGTCGGAGCCCCCTGGTCACTGCGACCTGCCCAATCGCTGGGCAGGCACCCCTTCTACCAAAGGTACGGGGCTATTTTGCCGAATTCCCTAAACACAATTAAACCGACACGCCTTAGCCTACTCAGCTAGGGGCACCTGTGTCAGATCTCGGTACGGACATCTGATTCCCTTTTCACGGGTTCCTGGAGTTTGCTTTATTACTCCATCACGTATTCACCCAATTCTCACCATTACGGTTCTCCAAGGGTTTCGCCGCTTGGACAGGGCGACGGCCCTGCAAAGCATATCCAGAAACGTCAGGGTCAATAAATTGACTACAATCAGATGGTACAGGAATATTAACCTGTTTCCCTTTCGACCTACTCGAGTTACGGTAGGCCTTAGGACCGACTAACCCTCGACTGACGAACATTGTCGAGGAAACCTAGCCCCTTCGGCGGTGTGGATTCTCACCACACTATGCTTCTACTGATGCCAGAATTTTCAAATCTACACGGTCCACAGGACCTCACGGCCCTGCTTCCGCCCATGCAGAGCGCCTCTCTACGCCATCACCTTACGGTGGTCTGTGGTATCTGTGGTAGGTTTTAGCCCCGTCCATTTTCAGCGCCCTGAACCTCGACTGGTAAGCTGTTACGCACTTTTTAAAGGATAGCTGCTTCTAAGCTCACCTTCCAGTTGTCTTTGGCCCAGGACATCTTTTAGTATTGACACTTAACCTACACTTGGGGACATTAACCACAGTCTGGGTTGTCTCCCTTACGCACTACAAGCTTACCCCGTAGTGCGGACTACCAGCCTTCTACGACGACGGGGAATTCGGAGTTTGACAGGAGAGTGAGGGATTTCTCCCCCAACTTCCCCAATCAGTGCTCTACCTCACCGTCTATCTCCAGCCAGGTCATGCTACGGCATGTTTCGAGAGGAACCAGCTGATGCCCAGTTCGATTGGCCTTTCACCCCTATACGCAGGTCACACGAATGATTTGCATATCAATACCGCTACGGCCCTCCACGCAACTTTCGTCACCCTTCAGCCTGCCCACGCATAGATCACTGGGCTTCGGGTCTTATCCTGTTGACTCCACGCACTTTTAATACGTCGTCCCATGGCCGAAGCCTACGGACATGTTGCTTTCGCTTTGGCTTCCCTTACCGGTTAACCTCGCCAACAGAATAAACTCTCTGGCCCGTTCT is a window from the Methanovulcanius yangii genome containing:
- the fdhF gene encoding formate dehydrogenase subunit alpha, with protein sequence MDMKYVQTTCPYCGTGCSFNLVVKDGKVVDTAPYHRSPVNEGKMCPKGTYAHEFVNREDRLTVPLIKKDGKFVEATWDEAYKLIAEKFKGYKPDEIAVLSSARTSNEENYALMKLARGAFKTRHIDHCARLCHASTVAGLAASFGSGAMTNSIGDIAESKCVFILGSNTFEQHPLIGRRVMQAKMNGAKLIYADPRYTCTGKQADLYMQFRSGSDVAILNGMMQEIIKNGWEDKEFIESRVKGFEELKAEVMQEKYSLENVAKISGIPPEQLKQATEWFAKAESACILYSMGITQHTVGVDNVKSVANIQMLTGNLGKAGAGVNALRGQNNVQGACDMGALPVVFTGYQKVIDPAAHQKFADGWGFPDGICEAANGYEVTTMMDVLTDKPGELKAMYIMGENPLISDPDLTHVEHAFEAIEFLVVQDIFLTETAQYADVVLPATCYAEKDGTQTSTERRVQMWRKAQDPPGQAKVDWKIIAEVGAAMGYPEQFAWESAEDVFNEMAGLTPSYHGMTYERLNKPEALHWPCPTEEHPGTPILHIGKFSHPDGMGVMHVCEYKPPAEVPDEEYPYILTTGRCIWHWHTGSMTRRSATLDHEVPTGWIEINTEDAAALGIKDKEVVKAITRRGEVEVPAKVTDEIMKGVMFMPFHFVECAANRLTNNALDPIAKIPEFKACSIKVEKIQEA
- a CDS encoding Coenzyme F420 hydrogenase/dehydrogenase, beta subunit C-terminal domain; this translates as MVAKGDMVYAMSTDAEILKKGELGGAVTALQKFALESGTVNAVLAVKKGYDIYDATPVLIKDPAELADTAGSLHCGTLLVASPIKKYLDGGKDMKIGVTVKGCDMMALLELARRGSVNLDNIITIGLNCGGSVSPVSARKMIADKFGVNPDDVHKEEIDKGQFIIEYGDEHKGISIDELEEEGYGRRSNCRRCKYKIPRNADLACGNWGVIGEKAGKATFIEVCSDKGADLLTRAVAAGVVQVEPAIPKGVEIRGKVENAMLKLGEKWRTNDFKKLSKDLWGTINEETSRCIKCYSCIENCPVCFKLADELKGDSKMITSGEIPPNPMFHMRRFAHISDTCINCGQCQELCPMDIPLALFSHAIRAESDVEFEPKLGEGSYNNK
- the fdhF gene encoding formate dehydrogenase subunit alpha, with protein sequence MDMKYVQTTCPYCGTGCSFNLVVKDGKVVDTAPYHRSPVNEGKMCPKGTYAHEFVNREDRLTVPLIKKDGKFVEATWDEAYKLIAEKFKGYKPDEIAVLSSARTSNEENYALMKLARGAFKTRHIDHCARLCHASTVAGLAASFGSGAMTNSIGDIAESKCVFILGSNTFEQHPLIGRRVMQAKMNGAKLIYADPRYTCTGKQADLYMQFRSGSDVAILNGMMQEIIKNGWEDKEFIESRVKGFEELKAEVMQEKYSLENVAKISGIPPEQLKQATEWFAKAESACILYSMGITQHTVGVDNVKSVANIQMLTGNLGKAGAGVNALRGQNNVQGACDMGALPVVFTGYQKVIDPAAHQKFADGWGFPDGICEAANGYEVTTMMDVLTDKPGELKAMYIMGENPLISDPDLTHVEHAFEAIEFLVVQDIFLTETAQYADVVLPATCYAEKDGTQTSTERRVQMWRKAQDPPGQAKVDWKIIAEVGAAMGYPEQFAWESAEDVFNEMAGLTPSYHGMTYERLNKPEALHWPCPTEEHPGTPILHIGKFSHPDGMGVMHVCEYKPPAEVPDEEYPYILTTGRCIWHWHTGSMTRRSATLDHEVPTGWIEINTEDAAALGIKDKEVVKAITRRGEVEVPAKVTDEIMKGVMFMPFHFVECAANRLTNNALDPIAKIPEFKACSIKVEKIQEA
- a CDS encoding Coenzyme F420 hydrogenase/dehydrogenase, beta subunit C-terminal domain, producing MVAKGDMVYASAADAAICEKGECGGAVTALLKYALESGMVDAVLAVKKGYDVFDATPVIITNPEEIAQTAGSLHCGTVLLPKLIKKYLDGARNEKLAITLKGCDAKAMYELAKRNQINLDNVVMIGLNCGGSVAPVSARKMITEKFGINPDDVVKEEIDKGQFIVITKDGEHKGISIDDLEEEGYGRRANCQRCKTKVPRQCDVACGNWGVIGDKAGKATFIEVCSDKGAALVDGAVKAGALATEAPIPKGIEIRGKVENAMLKLADKHRAAQFGALGESEDRLKFIMDETSRCIKCYSCIENCPICYCVECSTKKPHLVTPGQVPPPFMFHLIRFSHISDSCINCGQCEELCAMDIPNSLFMHSLQVEMEKMFGFTPGVNMDLPVLALVEEPTERKRLSDTGDDQIFDIFQ